In one window of Pseudomonas chlororaphis subsp. chlororaphis DNA:
- a CDS encoding phospholipase D-like domain-containing protein — protein sequence MAGAVFPWREGNRFELLIDGPSFFPRMLVAIARAREQVELELYLVEAGACAEAMVQALTQAAERGVRVRCLFDDYGSLAFTLGLRQRLTGAGVELRFYNRLSWRRGVRNLYRDHRKLLLVDQELAVVGGTGVTDEFWNPLQDSCDWHEVMVEISGPLVLDWQMLFDRQWIANRYRTAWKPASNFGLPRLPRVPAQGEGMGRVAYADARQHRDILQSLVRALNSGQRRIWLATPYFLPTWKVRRSLRRAAGRGVDVRLLLTGPRTDHPSVRYAGHRYYPRLLRAGVKIFEYQPRFLHLKMVLIDDWVSIGSCNFDHWNLRFNLEANLEALDLPLTDAVVASFLADFDQSQEVSLEAWKNRPLWRRVKQRIWGWVDRLVVNLLNRRD from the coding sequence ATGGCGGGCGCGGTCTTTCCCTGGCGTGAAGGCAATCGCTTCGAGTTGCTGATCGACGGTCCGAGTTTTTTCCCGCGGATGCTGGTGGCGATCGCCCGGGCCCGTGAACAGGTGGAACTGGAGCTGTACCTGGTGGAGGCGGGCGCCTGTGCCGAAGCCATGGTCCAGGCCCTGACCCAGGCCGCCGAGCGCGGGGTGCGGGTGCGTTGCCTGTTCGATGACTACGGCAGCCTGGCCTTCACCCTGGGCCTGCGCCAGCGCCTGACGGGCGCCGGGGTCGAACTGCGCTTCTACAATCGCCTGAGCTGGCGCCGCGGGGTGCGCAACCTGTATCGCGACCACCGCAAACTGTTGCTGGTGGATCAGGAACTGGCGGTGGTCGGCGGCACCGGGGTGACCGATGAATTCTGGAACCCGCTGCAAGACAGCTGCGACTGGCATGAAGTCATGGTGGAGATCAGTGGCCCGCTGGTGCTCGACTGGCAGATGCTGTTCGACCGGCAGTGGATCGCCAACCGCTATCGCACCGCCTGGAAGCCGGCGTCGAACTTCGGTCTGCCACGCCTGCCGCGGGTGCCGGCCCAGGGCGAGGGCATGGGCCGGGTGGCCTATGCCGACGCCCGGCAACACCGGGACATTCTGCAATCGCTGGTGCGCGCGCTGAACAGCGGGCAACGGCGAATCTGGCTGGCGACCCCGTATTTCCTGCCGACCTGGAAGGTCCGCCGCTCCCTGCGCCGCGCCGCCGGGCGTGGGGTGGACGTGCGCCTGCTGCTGACCGGGCCGCGCACCGATCACCCGTCGGTGCGTTATGCCGGGCATCGTTATTACCCGCGCCTGCTGCGGGCCGGGGTGAAGATCTTCGAATACCAGCCGCGTTTCCTGCACCTGAAGATGGTGCTGATCGACGATTGGGTGAGCATCGGCTCGTGCAACTTCGATCACTGGAACCTGCGCTTCAACCTCGAGGCCAACCTCGAAGCCCTCGACCTGCCGCTCACCGATGCGGTGGTTGCAAGCTTTCTCGCCGACTTCGACCAGAGCCAGGAGGTCAGCCTCGAAGCCTGGAAGAACCGCCCGCTGTGGCGGCGGGTCAAGCAGCGGATCTGGGGCTGGGTGGACCGGCTGGTGGTCAACCTGCTCAATCGCCGCGACTGA
- a CDS encoding YceI family protein, with protein sequence MFNASFPKALGALLLACAAWPAQANWYLDNESSRLSFVTTKNANVSEVHRFLVLHGKVDAKGMAQLEVELDSINSGIPLRDERMRKELFEIERHPDALINAQINLRPINDLAPGAQIELRLPVNVTLHGKQHEYSAELLATRLDDRRFQVVTLEPLVLNAADFDLVPGLETLRKAAGLSAISLSVPVGAVLIFTAR encoded by the coding sequence ATGTTCAACGCTTCTTTCCCCAAAGCCCTGGGCGCTTTGCTGCTGGCCTGCGCGGCCTGGCCGGCCCAGGCCAACTGGTACCTGGACAACGAGTCCTCGCGCCTGTCGTTCGTCACCACCAAAAACGCCAATGTTTCCGAAGTCCATCGTTTCCTGGTCCTGCACGGCAAGGTCGACGCCAAGGGCATGGCGCAGCTGGAAGTCGAGCTGGACTCGATCAACAGCGGGATTCCGCTGCGCGACGAGCGCATGCGCAAGGAACTGTTCGAAATCGAGCGGCATCCGGATGCCCTGATCAACGCACAGATCAACCTGCGCCCGATCAACGACCTGGCGCCCGGCGCGCAGATCGAACTGCGTCTGCCGGTCAACGTCACCCTGCACGGCAAACAGCACGAATACAGCGCCGAGCTCCTGGCCACGCGGCTGGACGATCGGCGCTTCCAGGTGGTGACCCTGGAGCCGCTGGTGCTCAACGCCGCCGATTTCGACCTGGTGCCGGGGCTCGAAACCCTGCGCAAGGCGGCCGGCCTGTCGGCGATCAGTCTGTCGGTGCCGGTGGGTGCGGTGCTGATCTTCACGGCGCGCTGA
- a CDS encoding TPM domain-containing protein, which produces MRVLRVGVVLLLWVFAIAAQAELKFPALSGRVVDNAQMIEPAVRQQLTQELASHEQSTGEQVVVVTLPDLQGTSIEDFGYQLGRYWGIGQKDKNNGALLIVARDDRKLRIEVGYGLEDRLTDAQSSVIINQVITPAFKAGQFSKGISDGVSAMLLVLGGNPLDEPSAAYDGGGERGSEFFERHPGALVFLVLLFIVTIFVCQLLGILPSGGGGRGGSGGFGGGGFGGGGGGGFSGGGGSFGGGGSSGGW; this is translated from the coding sequence ATGCGCGTGTTGAGAGTGGGTGTGGTGCTGTTGCTCTGGGTGTTTGCGATAGCGGCCCAGGCCGAGCTGAAGTTCCCGGCGCTGAGCGGGCGGGTGGTGGATAACGCTCAGATGATCGAGCCGGCGGTGCGCCAGCAACTGACCCAGGAGCTGGCCTCCCACGAACAGTCCACCGGCGAGCAGGTGGTGGTCGTGACCCTGCCGGACCTGCAAGGCACCAGCATCGAGGACTTCGGCTATCAGCTGGGGCGCTACTGGGGCATTGGCCAGAAGGACAAGAACAATGGTGCCTTGTTGATTGTCGCCCGCGATGATCGCAAGCTGCGCATCGAAGTCGGTTACGGCCTGGAAGATCGCCTGACCGACGCGCAAAGTTCGGTGATCATCAACCAGGTCATCACCCCGGCCTTCAAGGCCGGCCAATTCAGCAAGGGCATCAGTGATGGCGTATCGGCCATGCTGCTGGTGCTGGGCGGCAATCCACTGGACGAGCCGAGCGCTGCCTATGACGGTGGCGGCGAGCGCGGCAGTGAGTTTTTCGAGCGGCATCCCGGCGCCCTGGTGTTCCTGGTGCTGCTGTTTATCGTGACGATCTTCGTCTGCCAGTTGCTTGGCATCCTGCCCAGCGGTGGCGGCGGGCGTGGCGGTTCCGGAGGTTTTGGCGGGGGCGGTTTTGGCGGCGGAGGCGGTGGGGGTTTCAGCGGCGGCGGTGGTAGTTTTGGCGGCGGCGGATCGTCAGGCGGCTGGTGA
- a CDS encoding TPM domain-containing protein, producing the protein MALLSEYEQRQVAEAIARVEQQTDAELVTVLAARADDYAYIPLLWASLLALIVPGVVHYATGWMSMHLLLLVQWAIFIVLCLVFRIPRITTRLIPRSVRHWRASNLARRQFLEQNLHHTVGSTGMLIFVCEAERYVEILVDEGISRRLDDKTWDTIVQAFTQQVKQGQTLQGFITCIEACGELLKVHVPVTHVRNELPNRLVVLA; encoded by the coding sequence ATGGCACTACTGAGTGAGTACGAACAACGGCAGGTCGCCGAGGCGATCGCCCGGGTCGAACAGCAGACCGATGCCGAACTGGTCACCGTGCTGGCCGCCCGCGCCGACGACTACGCCTATATCCCGTTGCTCTGGGCCAGCCTGCTGGCGCTGATCGTGCCGGGCGTGGTGCATTACGCCACCGGCTGGATGAGCATGCACCTGTTGCTGCTGGTGCAGTGGGCGATCTTTATCGTGCTCTGCCTGGTGTTCCGCATTCCGCGCATTACCACCCGCCTGATTCCGCGCTCGGTACGCCACTGGCGTGCCTCGAACCTGGCCCGCCGCCAGTTTCTCGAGCAGAACCTGCACCACACCGTCGGCAGCACCGGGATGCTGATCTTCGTCTGCGAAGCCGAGCGCTATGTGGAAATCCTGGTGGACGAGGGCATTTCCAGGCGCCTCGACGACAAGACCTGGGACACCATCGTCCAGGCCTTCACTCAGCAGGTGAAGCAGGGGCAGACCCTGCAAGGCTTCATCACCTGCATCGAGGCCTGCGGCGAACTGCTCAAGGTGCATGTGCCGGTGACCCACGTGCGCAACGAGCTGCCCAACCGCCTGGTGGTCCTGGCCTGA
- the bglX gene encoding beta-glucosidase BglX — MKKLCLLGLLISLASHPALAATTPVSAQEKPFSDAVLQNKDAFIDNLLKQMTLDEKIGQLRLISIGPEMPRELIRKEIAAGRIGGTFNSISRPENRPMQDAAMRSRLKIPMFFAYDVIHGHRTIFPIPLALASSWDMDAIGRSGRIAAQEASADSLDITFAPMVDISRDPRWGRTSEGFGEDTYLVSRIAKVMVKAYQGDSPKNADSIMASVKHFALYGAVEGGRDYNVVDMSPVKMYQDYLPPYRAAIDAGAGGVMVALNSINGVPATSNTWLMNDLLRKEWGFKGLAVSDHGAIVELMRHGVAKDGREAAKLAIKAGIDMSMNDSLYAKELPGLIKSGDVSQRDLDNAVREVLAAKYDMGLFANPYLRIGKAEQDPADTNAESRLHRSDARDVARRSLVLLKNANETLPLKKAGKIALVGPLAKAPIDMMGSWAAAGVPAQSVTLFDGMSRALGDQAQLIYARGSNITADKAVVDYLNFLNFDAPEVVDDPRPAQQLIDEAVKAAQQADVVVAAVGESRGMSHESSSRTDLHIPASQRELIKALKATGKPLVLVLMNGRPLALLDENEQADAILETWFSGTEGGNAIADVLFGDYNPSGKLPITFPRSVGQIPTYYNHLTIGRPFTPGKPGNYTSQYFDDITGPLFPFGYGLSYTTFSLSDMALSSTTLNKSGKLDASVTLKNTGKRDGETVVQLYIQDVAGSMIRPIKELKNFQKVQLKAGEQKVIHFSISEDDLKFYNAQLKYAAEPGEFKIEIGLDSRDVKQQSFELL; from the coding sequence ATGAAGAAGCTGTGTTTGCTGGGTTTGCTGATCAGCCTGGCCAGTCACCCTGCCCTCGCCGCCACCACGCCGGTATCGGCCCAGGAAAAACCCTTTTCGGACGCGGTCCTGCAGAACAAGGACGCTTTCATCGACAACCTGCTCAAGCAGATGACCCTGGATGAAAAGATCGGCCAGTTGCGCCTGATCAGCATCGGTCCGGAAATGCCCCGCGAACTGATCCGCAAGGAAATCGCCGCCGGGCGCATCGGCGGCACCTTCAACTCCATCTCCCGCCCGGAAAACCGGCCGATGCAGGACGCGGCCATGCGCAGTCGGCTGAAGATCCCGATGTTCTTCGCCTATGACGTGATCCACGGCCACCGCACGATCTTCCCGATCCCCCTGGCCCTGGCGTCAAGCTGGGACATGGACGCCATCGGCCGCTCCGGGCGTATCGCCGCCCAGGAAGCCAGCGCCGACAGCCTGGACATCACCTTCGCGCCAATGGTCGACATCTCCCGCGACCCACGCTGGGGCCGCACCTCCGAAGGCTTCGGCGAAGACACCTACCTGGTCTCGCGCATCGCCAAGGTCATGGTCAAGGCCTACCAGGGCGACAGCCCGAAGAACGCCGACAGCATCATGGCCAGCGTCAAGCACTTCGCCCTGTACGGCGCGGTGGAAGGCGGTCGCGACTACAACGTCGTCGACATGAGCCCGGTGAAGATGTACCAGGACTACCTGCCGCCCTACCGCGCCGCGATCGACGCCGGTGCCGGCGGGGTGATGGTGGCGCTGAACTCGATCAATGGCGTGCCGGCCACCTCCAACACCTGGCTGATGAACGACCTGCTGCGCAAGGAGTGGGGCTTCAAGGGCCTGGCGGTGAGCGACCACGGCGCCATCGTCGAACTGATGCGCCACGGCGTCGCCAAGGACGGCCGCGAAGCCGCCAAGCTGGCGATCAAGGCCGGCATCGACATGAGCATGAACGACTCGCTGTACGCCAAGGAACTGCCGGGGCTGATCAAGTCCGGCGACGTCAGCCAGCGCGACCTGGACAACGCCGTGCGCGAAGTGCTGGCCGCCAAGTACGACATGGGCCTGTTCGCCAACCCGTACCTGCGCATCGGCAAGGCCGAGCAGGACCCGGCCGACACCAACGCCGAAAGCCGCCTGCACCGCAGCGATGCCCGCGATGTGGCGCGCCGCAGCCTGGTGCTGCTGAAGAACGCCAATGAAACCCTGCCGCTGAAAAAGGCCGGCAAGATCGCCCTGGTCGGCCCGCTGGCCAAGGCGCCGATCGACATGATGGGCAGTTGGGCCGCCGCCGGCGTGCCGGCGCAATCGGTCACCCTGTTCGACGGCATGAGCCGCGCCCTGGGCGATCAGGCGCAGCTGATCTATGCCCGTGGTTCGAACATCACCGCCGACAAGGCGGTGGTCGACTACCTGAACTTCCTCAACTTCGATGCCCCGGAAGTGGTGGACGACCCGCGCCCGGCCCAGCAGTTGATCGACGAGGCGGTAAAGGCCGCGCAGCAGGCTGACGTGGTGGTGGCGGCGGTGGGCGAATCGCGGGGCATGTCCCACGAATCCTCGAGCCGTACCGACCTGCACATCCCGGCCAGCCAGCGCGAGCTGATCAAGGCCCTCAAGGCCACCGGCAAACCGCTGGTGCTGGTATTGATGAACGGCCGGCCACTGGCGCTGCTCGATGAGAACGAACAGGCCGACGCGATCCTGGAAACCTGGTTCAGCGGCACCGAAGGCGGCAACGCCATCGCCGATGTGCTGTTCGGCGACTACAACCCGTCCGGCAAGCTGCCGATCACCTTCCCGCGTTCGGTGGGGCAGATCCCGACCTACTACAACCACCTGACCATTGGCCGGCCGTTCACCCCGGGCAAACCAGGCAACTACACCTCGCAGTATTTCGACGACATCACCGGTCCCCTGTTTCCGTTCGGGTATGGCCTGAGCTACACCACCTTCAGCCTGTCGGACATGGCCCTGTCGTCGACCACCCTGAACAAGAGCGGCAAGCTCGACGCCAGCGTGACCCTGAAAAACACCGGCAAGCGCGACGGCGAAACCGTGGTGCAGCTGTATATCCAGGACGTCGCCGGCTCCATGATCCGCCCGATCAAGGAACTGAAAAACTTCCAGAAAGTGCAGCTCAAGGCAGGCGAACAGAAGGTGATCCACTTCAGCATCAGCGAAGACGACCTGAAGTTCTACAACGCCCAGCTCAAGTACGCCGCGGAACCGGGCGAGTTCAAGATCGAGATCGGCCTGGACTCCCGGGACGTCAAGCAACAGAGCTTCGAACTGCTGTAA
- a CDS encoding LemA family protein encodes MNVRQSLRSSWPVMALLLLGSLLSGCGINNIPTLDEQAKAAWGQVQNQYQRRADLIPNLVETVKGYAKHEQETLTAVIEARAKATSIQVDASTLDNPEKLKQFQQAQDQLTGALSRLMVVSERYPDLKANQNFLALQSQLEGTENRIAVARRDFILAVQKYNTEIRTFPGRLWHSVMYSNLQVRETFEATSPDADKAPEVKF; translated from the coding sequence ATGAACGTACGACAGAGCCTTCGCTCAAGCTGGCCCGTGATGGCATTGCTGCTGCTCGGCAGCCTGCTCAGCGGCTGCGGGATCAACAACATCCCGACCCTCGACGAACAGGCCAAGGCGGCCTGGGGTCAGGTCCAGAACCAGTACCAGCGTCGCGCCGACCTGATCCCCAACCTGGTGGAAACGGTCAAGGGCTACGCCAAGCACGAACAGGAGACCCTGACCGCGGTGATCGAAGCGCGGGCCAAGGCGACGTCGATCCAGGTCGATGCCAGCACCCTGGACAATCCGGAAAAACTCAAGCAGTTCCAGCAGGCCCAGGACCAACTGACCGGCGCCTTGAGCCGTTTGATGGTGGTGTCCGAGCGGTATCCGGACCTCAAGGCCAACCAGAACTTCCTGGCCCTGCAGTCGCAGCTCGAAGGCACCGAGAACCGCATCGCCGTGGCGCGTCGCGATTTCATCCTCGCGGTGCAGAAGTACAACACCGAGATCCGTACCTTCCCCGGCCGCCTGTGGCACAGCGTGATGTACAGCAACCTGCAGGTGCGCGAGACCTTCGAGGCCACCAGCCCCGACGCCGACAAAGCGCCAGAAGTGAAGTTCTGA